From Psychrobacillus sp. FSL K6-2836, a single genomic window includes:
- a CDS encoding Na+/H+ antiporter gives MEFFLIILLLLLIIGLSNFINHFLPYIPVPLIQIVLGVSLAALPLGIHVELEPELFFILFIAPLLFYDGKNVSRHELWKLRKPILMLALGLVFLTVLVIGYLIHWLIPSIPLSAAFALAAILSPTDVVAVGAISSRVKIPKTITHILEGEGLMNDASGLVAFKFAVAATVTGVFSLAEASVSFVLIALGGFLGGALLAYLIIRLKVFIRRLGMEDVTIHMLIQLLTPFIIFYIIEHFHLSGILSVVAAGIVHAIFKDREQSPAIQLQLVSKSTWTIVIFILNGLVFVLLGLQIPNVSEEIFESPLFNNYQVIMYIFIITAALLILRWIWIYVAWWVGWFMKEKNLTKPSIRYVAITTIAGVRGAVTLAGAFTIPYFLVNGDVFPQRALIIFIAAGVILLTLVLASIVLPLLAKSEKGNTEEAKEEMERLAILRTAERAINTLRDLTTEENRGAAVSIIANYNQIRNQLLFVSEDEANRIKVLETSTRMKVLEVESDYIEKLKTNSKIDRESLYLIEEHIHRMRVAVTSRLLYRVLLVWTVIKRGYYNILKLFMHKKRDTIKVRLAKGNKVVSFKVEMAKAAIKYLRDTMTSENEVVNVQLIGEYNDMIVKFKLANKLTDSGHYISVQRELRDQAFQAERDEIQYLYQNGEISMEITRKMRRHINIREAYWMEETSIHSH, from the coding sequence GTGGAGTTCTTTTTAATCATCTTATTATTATTGCTCATTATCGGATTATCTAACTTTATTAATCATTTTTTACCATATATACCAGTACCATTAATTCAAATAGTACTTGGAGTTTCGCTTGCCGCTTTACCTTTAGGAATACATGTTGAGTTAGAACCAGAGCTGTTTTTTATTCTATTTATAGCTCCATTGTTGTTTTATGACGGAAAAAATGTTTCTAGACATGAGTTATGGAAGCTACGTAAACCGATTTTAATGCTAGCACTTGGGCTCGTGTTCTTAACCGTGTTAGTAATAGGATATTTAATACATTGGCTTATACCATCAATTCCATTATCTGCTGCATTTGCGCTAGCAGCTATTTTATCCCCAACAGATGTTGTGGCAGTTGGTGCCATTTCTAGTCGTGTGAAAATACCTAAAACAATTACCCATATTCTAGAAGGCGAAGGTCTCATGAATGACGCATCTGGATTAGTTGCGTTTAAATTTGCTGTTGCAGCTACTGTAACAGGAGTTTTCTCACTGGCGGAGGCAAGTGTGAGTTTTGTACTAATAGCTTTAGGCGGGTTTCTGGGAGGTGCGTTACTGGCTTATTTGATCATTCGCTTGAAAGTTTTTATACGCAGATTAGGTATGGAAGATGTTACTATACATATGCTTATTCAACTACTAACACCTTTCATTATATTTTATATTATTGAACACTTTCATCTATCTGGAATTCTTTCGGTTGTAGCAGCTGGTATTGTACATGCCATTTTCAAAGACCGTGAACAGTCACCAGCCATACAATTACAACTAGTGTCAAAAAGTACTTGGACGATTGTTATATTTATTTTGAATGGACTAGTTTTTGTTTTACTTGGATTACAAATTCCAAATGTTTCAGAAGAAATATTTGAAAGTCCATTATTTAATAATTACCAAGTAATTATGTATATTTTTATCATCACTGCAGCCTTGCTGATACTTCGTTGGATTTGGATTTATGTAGCTTGGTGGGTTGGTTGGTTTATGAAAGAGAAAAATTTAACTAAGCCTTCTATTCGATATGTTGCTATTACAACCATTGCGGGAGTACGAGGCGCGGTTACGCTAGCGGGAGCCTTTACAATTCCATACTTTTTAGTGAATGGGGATGTTTTTCCGCAGCGTGCATTAATAATTTTTATAGCAGCGGGAGTAATTCTATTGACACTTGTTCTGGCAAGTATTGTTCTTCCTTTACTGGCAAAATCGGAAAAAGGAAATACGGAGGAAGCAAAAGAAGAAATGGAAAGATTGGCTATTCTTCGAACGGCAGAGAGGGCAATAAATACTTTGCGTGATTTAACAACGGAAGAAAATCGCGGAGCGGCAGTCTCGATTATTGCTAATTACAATCAAATAAGAAACCAGCTATTATTTGTAAGTGAGGATGAAGCAAACCGTATAAAAGTGTTAGAAACATCAACTCGTATGAAAGTTTTGGAAGTTGAGAGTGACTATATAGAAAAATTAAAAACAAATAGTAAAATTGACCGGGAATCACTTTACTTAATCGAAGAGCATATTCATCGAATGCGTGTGGCTGTAACCAGTCGCTTACTATATAGAGTGTTACTTGTTTGGACAGTTATTAAAAGAGGTTATTATAATATTTTGAAGCTATTCATGCATAAAAAAAGGGATACGATCAAAGTTCGTTTAGCAAAAGGCAATAAAGTAGTGAGTTTTAAAGTAGAAATGGCAAAAGCCGCTATTAAGTATCTGAGGGACACAATGACCTCTGAAAACGAGGTAGTTAATGTTCAACTTATTGGAGAGTACAATGATATGATTGTTAAATTTAAACTTGCCAATAAATTAACCGATTCTGGTCATTATATAAGTGTACAAAGAGAGCTACGTGATCAGGCTTTTCAGGCAGAACGTGATGAAATTCAATACTTGTATCAAAATGGTGAAATATCTATGGAAATAACTAGGAAAATGCGAAGACACATCAATATTCGAGAAGCGTATTGGATGGAGGAAACCAGTATCCATTCGCATTAG
- a CDS encoding MBL fold metallo-hydrolase — MANKYPKKLNERIYLIDGFDMGESERTGTYVIDESELTIIETGPSPSVKHVKSGLESLGFSLDQVKYIIVTHIHLDHAGGAGLLLKDCPNAKIVVHPKGVRHLAEPERLIAGAKAVYGNKFEELFDPIIPIPNERMVIKNDEEILKIGAACILKFFDTPGHANHHFSIYDPISNGMFTGDTVGVRYEQLISDGVTFFLPSTSPNQFNPAAMQRAIELFVQMNLQYIYYGHFGVTNSPKEALSQVSMWLNIFMTEAEAVYAEAKGYDELANRLNRLVKEHLKNQGISEKHNVFRLIKLDLEVSAMGMIDYLTKKEKG; from the coding sequence ATGGCAAACAAGTATCCGAAAAAATTAAATGAAAGAATTTATTTAATTGATGGATTTGATATGGGGGAGTCAGAACGCACTGGAACGTATGTCATCGATGAAAGCGAACTTACTATAATAGAAACTGGACCAAGCCCGTCGGTAAAGCATGTGAAAAGTGGATTAGAATCATTAGGTTTTTCATTAGACCAAGTTAAATACATAATTGTTACTCATATACATTTGGATCATGCAGGAGGAGCGGGACTTCTCTTAAAGGATTGCCCAAATGCCAAGATCGTTGTTCACCCTAAAGGAGTAAGGCATCTGGCGGAACCAGAAAGGCTGATAGCTGGTGCAAAGGCTGTTTATGGGAATAAGTTTGAGGAATTATTCGATCCTATCATTCCGATTCCCAATGAGCGAATGGTTATAAAAAATGATGAGGAAATATTAAAGATAGGGGCAGCTTGTATATTAAAGTTTTTTGATACTCCTGGTCATGCTAATCATCATTTTAGTATTTACGATCCGATTAGTAATGGAATGTTTACGGGAGATACGGTTGGTGTTCGTTATGAACAACTCATATCAGATGGTGTTACTTTCTTTTTACCATCAACCTCACCAAACCAATTCAATCCTGCTGCTATGCAAAGGGCAATAGAGCTTTTCGTTCAAATGAATCTTCAATATATTTATTATGGACATTTTGGAGTAACAAACTCTCCCAAAGAAGCACTTTCTCAAGTTTCGATGTGGTTAAATATTTTTATGACAGAAGCAGAAGCTGTGTACGCGGAAGCAAAGGGATATGATGAGCTAGCAAATAGACTCAATAGGTTAGTGAAAGAACACCTGAAAAATCAAGGCATTTCAGAAAAACATAATGTATTTAGACTAATTAAATTGGATTTAGAAGTAAGTGCAATGGGAATGATAGATTATTTAACAAAAAAAGAAAAGGGATGA